Part of the Crossiella cryophila genome, GCCGGTCAGCTCGTGGCCGCCGCCCAGGTCGTAGCGGGTGTGCTGGCCCGCGATGAACTTGGTCAGGTACTGGTTGCCGTCCGCGGTGGCCATCAGGTCGGTGATCACCTCGCGCAGCGCGCCCGCCTGCGGGGTCGGCCGCATGGCCGCGACCTGCGCCCTGGTCATCCGCAGTACGAAGGCGGCGGCCGGGTGGCGCTCGGCGGTGTAGGTGTCCAGCAGCGCCTCCGGGGCGTCGCCGGTGGCCACCGCGGCCAGTTTCCAGCCCAGGTTGGCCGCGTCCTGCAGGCCCAGGTTGAGGCCCTGGCCGCCGAAGGGCGCGTGCACGTGCGCGGCATCGCCTGCCAGCAGCACCCGGCGGTCGCGGTAGTCCGGGACCTGACGGGCGTTGTCGGTGAACCGGGTGGCGGTCTTGATCGCGGTGACGGTGACCTCGGTGCCGCTGACCCGGCGCAGTGCCCTGGTCAGCTCGGCGGCGGTGATCGGCGCGTCCCGGTCGGCCGGCGGGCCGTCCAGTTCCACCGTGAGCAACCGGCCCGGCGTCGGCCCCCAGACCATCACCCCGCCTGGAAGGTGTTGCCAGCCAAGGGGAAGCGCCGTCGGATCGTCCAGTTCGACCATGGCCTGGTAGGCGGTGATGGTCGCCAGGGTGCCGGGGAAGGCGAAGCCGCCCTGCTTGCGCACCAGGCTCCGGCCGCCGTCGCAGCCGACGAGATGGCTGCCGCGCAGGCGCTCGCCGGAGGTCAGCGTGACGGTCACCCCGTCGGCGTCCTGGCCGAACCCGGCCAGCTCAACGCCCCGGCGCACCGGCACGCCCAGCCGGGCCGCCCAGCCGCCGAGGATGGCCTCGACCTCCTGCTGGGTCATCGGGTACACCCCCTCGGC contains:
- a CDS encoding FAD-dependent monooxygenase, producing the protein MTEPVIVVGAGPTGLMLACELRTHGAEVLVLERLAAPSQVIKAGAINTRTADTLARHGLLTEVRRAISGNLAKFIELLRSRDPELPEDYRPPAFGGHFAGLTGLDLARLDLTDPDLSPRSAEGVYPMTQQEVEAILGGWAARLGVPVRRGVELAGFGQDADGVTVTLTSGERLRGSHLVGCDGGRSLVRKQGGFAFPGTLATITAYQAMVELDDPTALPLGWQHLPGGVMVWGPTPGRLLTVELDGPPADRDAPITAAELTRALRRVSGTEVTVTAIKTATRFTDNARQVPDYRDRRVLLAGDAAHVHAPFGGQGLNLGLQDAANLGWKLAAVATGDAPEALLDTYTAERHPAAAFVLRMTRAQVAAMRPTPQAGALREVITDLMATADGNQYLTKFIAGQHTRYDLGGGHELTGRFAPPLDLPIHPGWVLADLTGDAALAELAGREIRVFPARDPLRPELAAVLIRPDGYVAWAADRDRPDREGLLAALDTWFGATLTAAG